The DNA region TGTTGCGAGATCGTCGAACGACGAGTTCCCTTGACCACATCCGCCGCCGAGTATGGGTCTCTGCTTTCGCAGGGACGACAGCGTATCTGTGGCTGCGCCCGGCGGATCAAATCTAGTTCGCGGCTTCGTCGAGTTCGGCGCTCGCTTCCAGCCATTCTTCCTCGGCGCGTTGCAGCGCGCTCTCGGCGCCGGCGCGCGCCTTGGTCAGCTGTGCGGCCTGCTTGGGATCGCGCGCGAAAATGTCGGGCAGCGCCAGCGCGGTATCGATCTTCGCGATGATGCCGTTGATGCGCTCGATCTCGCTCTCCGCCTGCGCGACCCGCTGCCTCGGTGAAGCGCGCTTCTCATTGCGGTTGCGTTCCGGCTTTGCCGGCTCCTTGACGCGCTCGCGCGCGGCCGTCCGTCCGTCATTGGCCGACAGGATCATGCGTCGATATTCGTCGAGATCGCCGTCATATGCCGTCACGGTCTGGTTGGCGACGACCCACAATCGGTCGGCGCAGGCCTCGATCAGATAACGATCGTGCGAGACCATCATGATGGCGCCGGGGAATTCGTTGATTGCCTCTGCCAGCGCCGCGCGGCTGTCGATGTCGAGATGGTTGGTCGGCTCGTCCAGGATGATCATGTTGGGCGCGTAGAACGTCGCAAGCCCAAGCAGCAGCCGCGCCTTCTCGCCGCCCGACAGGCTCTTCACCAGCGTGTCGCCGGCCTTGCCGGAGAAGCCGATCGCGCCGACGCGGCCGCGCACCTTGCTCTCCGGCGCCTCGGGCATCAGCTTGCGGATGTGATCGTAGGGCGAGCCGTCGAGGTTGAGCTCGTCGACCTGATGCTGGGCGAAATAGCCGACCGACAGCTTGTCCGCCCGCGTGATCCTGCCCGCGAACGGCGCGAGCTTGCCTGCCAGCAGCTTGACCAGCGTCGACTTGCCGTTGCCGTTGGCCCCGAGCAGCGCGATGCGGTCGTCGGTATCGATGCGCAGCGTCACGCGATTGAGCACGGGCTTGCCCGGCTCGTAGCCGACCGAGACGTCATCGACCGCGATGATCGGCGGCGACAGCAGCTTCTCCGGTGCCGGAAAGGAGATCTCGCGAACGTCCTGGGTCACCAGCGCGGTGATCGGCTTCATCCGCTCCAGCATCTTGACGCGCGACTGCGCCTGCCGCGCCTTGGAGGCCTTGGCCTTGAAGCGGTCGACGAAGTCCTGCAGGCGCTTGCGCTCATCGGCCTGCCGCTTGGCGTGCTTGGCGTCGAGCAATTCGCGCGCGGCGCGCTGTTCCTCGAACGAGGAATAGGTGCCCTTGTAGAGCGTGAGCTTGCCGCGATCGAGGTGCAGGATCTGATCGACCGAGGTGTCGAGGAGATCGCGGTCGTGGCTGATCACGATCACCGTGCGCGGATAGTTGGCGAGGTGGTTCTCGAGCCACAGCGTGCCCTCGAGATCGAGATAGTTGGTCGGCTCGTCCAGCAGCAGGAGATCGGGCGCGGAGAACAGCGTCGCCGCCAGCGCGACGCGCATGCGCCAGCCGCCGGAGAATTCCGCGCACGGCCGTGCCTGGTCTGATGTCGAGAAGCCGAGGCCGGAGAGGATCGCCGCAGCGCGGGCCGGGGCGGAGTGGGCGTCGATGTCGACCAGCCGGGTCTGGATCTCGGCAATCCGATGCGGGTCGTGCGCAGTCTCGGCCTCGCGCAGCAGCGCGTCGCGCTCGAGGTCAGCCTTCAGCACGACATTGATCAGGCTTTCGGGCCCGTCGGGCGCTTCCTGCGCGAGGCTGCCGATCCGCCAGCGCGGCGGAAGCGCGATGCTGCCGCTCTCGGTCGGGAGCTCGCCCCGGATGGCATGAAACAGCGTCGACTTGCCGACACCGTTGCGGCCGACAAATCCGACGCGTGCGCCGGGCACGATTTGCACAGAACTGTGATCAATCAACAGCCGCCCGGCGATCCGGACTGAAATGTCAGTGATGGAGAGCATGCAGCGTTGTCACCGGACCCGCTGCCAAACGCAACCCGTCTGTCTGTAAAATCTCTCCTGAATTGGGCCGCTGGAGAGCCCGTAGTATCTAATGGCGCCCGGTTTCCTGGCGTTGCATTTCGTCGAGGAGCTGCTGCAGACGGGACGAAAGGGCGGGTTCTGGCCGCATGCTTTGCTGGAGCCGTTCACCCACGGCATCGCAGATGTAACGGCAGGTCTTGCGATCAATCCGATCGGGATCGTTGTCGGTCTGGGTCATCGTCATGGCTCTGACATTTCTCTTGGCGAGTTCCACCGCGCGTGTTTCGTCAATCCTTGCCAGGACAAGTCGCGACCCCCGACTTTGGTTTCCGTTCCGCCTTACTCTCGCCTTGAGGTAGCGAGGCGCATCATGCGGCCGGGTTC from Bradyrhizobium sp. B124 includes:
- a CDS encoding ABC-F family ATP-binding cassette domain-containing protein, with product MLSITDISVRIAGRLLIDHSSVQIVPGARVGFVGRNGVGKSTLFHAIRGELPTESGSIALPPRWRIGSLAQEAPDGPESLINVVLKADLERDALLREAETAHDPHRIAEIQTRLVDIDAHSAPARAAAILSGLGFSTSDQARPCAEFSGGWRMRVALAATLFSAPDLLLLDEPTNYLDLEGTLWLENHLANYPRTVIVISHDRDLLDTSVDQILHLDRGKLTLYKGTYSSFEEQRAARELLDAKHAKRQADERKRLQDFVDRFKAKASKARQAQSRVKMLERMKPITALVTQDVREISFPAPEKLLSPPIIAVDDVSVGYEPGKPVLNRVTLRIDTDDRIALLGANGNGKSTLVKLLAGKLAPFAGRITRADKLSVGYFAQHQVDELNLDGSPYDHIRKLMPEAPESKVRGRVGAIGFSGKAGDTLVKSLSGGEKARLLLGLATFYAPNMIILDEPTNHLDIDSRAALAEAINEFPGAIMMVSHDRYLIEACADRLWVVANQTVTAYDGDLDEYRRMILSANDGRTAARERVKEPAKPERNRNEKRASPRQRVAQAESEIERINGIIAKIDTALALPDIFARDPKQAAQLTKARAGAESALQRAEEEWLEASAELDEAAN